A genomic segment from Candidatus Hydrogenedentota bacterium encodes:
- the ytxJ gene encoding bacillithiol system redox-active protein YtxJ — protein sequence MEITTLEALRAALEKTGSGVAAIFKHSTRCPISAAAYREVTAYLEKAGPDAPPFYLVKVIESRPVSNEAAARLGVAHQSPQVILLSGGQPYWNASHGGITAAAISGAVDKLRH from the coding sequence ATGGAAATAACGACCCTGGAAGCATTGCGGGCGGCTTTGGAGAAGACGGGCTCCGGCGTGGCCGCGATTTTCAAGCACAGCACACGCTGTCCCATTTCCGCCGCCGCGTACCGTGAGGTAACCGCGTACCTGGAGAAAGCCGGACCCGACGCCCCGCCGTTCTATCTGGTCAAGGTTATCGAGTCCCGCCCGGTTTCTAACGAGGCCGCCGCACGCCTGGGAGTTGCCCATCAGTCCCCGCAAGTCATCCTGCTGAGTGGCGGACAGCCGTACTGGAATGCATCCCATGGCGGGATTACCGCCGCCGCGATTTCCGGAGCGGTCGATAAGTTAAGACATTGA
- a CDS encoding beta-galactosidase — translation MMLSCRMVVVLSVCVLCHACAKERIDAPAFDFEGAFATSHVLWAKPLEDGPIRGLLVAPRYTLRDAMELSQRLELSLEVVGVWDRGHPGCDASLAEEQAPGASAGEVLARLDRALREPLDVIIVGNVDLNTLPVETQSVLFRAVAGGAGLVLANHDEAAGIVFETFLEALKPVEDTSPITGGIGESVTPEWHGGLDFVRAATYGDGRVVLLPFREDKPATHCLLPALANPVHAVPEFLDSYFSLVARAVCWAAGRDSVMRVTQVIAMAPQGPPPEEIPPDLPPEFVQTMRDTVVQSPIRTFQARFAEPAERDYGVTVQLRDPNRGLRVVYDDLPELKKGADSYTAEVLAGPGRYLLDIQLHGRRGVVLWHTEPVEVTGWPSFTNLRLSKSILLPHDNLEIALETQTFYGAARPLAIYARAIDAVGRLVADSAMPAPEGGGEVVLSLPFADLITPSVRVEVYAVPGEMHTFEDWELNMAAAEVRVLPVRQARLPHKLHLTAVTPNAYEYNARHLLDALAHAGFDSVYTEAGAAAHRHLTRMNLRPIAAAGHVAAERAEEGLVRVPCLSDPSHTAIESKRVTEAVQRYRGDGVLDYSLGNPAYLCASDENICQCAHCLDAFRARLKEGYGGLEGLNSAWGTGFAEWVEVRPSPREEALHSGHPASWADFRMFMDGVFSAYMNVMRDAILGADAQARTGFRARQDDPCMRGYHWAALARAMDWIAVSPDAALEAKLRSFGKTGGRFALAINGDAPLSPERARWLPWHAAANGCDGVWFLEPFGNAFHGAPQAALLPDGRPAAFFDAFSAAYDTVGEGLDTLLLSAVPAQARVAVYDSRASLYCDAAGPDCGARYNDAQQRIICFLEGSGVGFDIIAGEDATADGLAAYALLVLPMARALDGKEVEAITGFAERGGHVIADLLPGVLDAHGVERDAPPLADLFGVKYAPNAIPPEPAAAPVAVPGREPAGPATGRTVADARLAAVTARAGSAAGDVPIWLRLDTPQGIRLVLNHPFPAVAEDGDPALTHGVYALLRQALADAGIAPDVALAVPEDGWLPGERRRYRFGDADLLLAVRAPDSGPEEMTVRLDFEKGDTVYDLLARLPVPGRRARFHLGRGEAALFARLPYEVGALELIAADTVAQGERLVFQIRVKARGGVCGTHLVRVTLETMQGEELKYYAVNVRCEGGRGEGFIPLARNERTGHYVATARDLLSGTAGQAVFRVVQRTW, via the coding sequence ATGATGTTGTCTTGCCGCATGGTGGTTGTGCTTTCCGTTTGCGTTCTCTGTCACGCTTGCGCCAAGGAACGTATCGACGCGCCCGCTTTCGATTTCGAGGGCGCGTTTGCGACGTCCCACGTGCTGTGGGCCAAGCCGTTGGAAGACGGCCCCATCCGGGGCCTGCTCGTCGCGCCGCGCTATACGCTGCGGGACGCAATGGAACTGTCGCAGCGGCTCGAACTAAGCCTGGAAGTTGTCGGTGTTTGGGACCGCGGCCATCCGGGCTGTGACGCGAGTCTCGCCGAGGAACAGGCGCCGGGCGCGTCGGCCGGTGAGGTGCTGGCGCGGCTGGACCGCGCGCTGCGGGAGCCGCTCGACGTCATCATTGTGGGTAATGTCGATTTGAACACCCTGCCGGTGGAAACGCAAAGCGTCTTGTTCCGCGCGGTAGCGGGGGGCGCGGGACTGGTGCTGGCCAATCACGATGAAGCGGCGGGAATCGTCTTCGAGACGTTTCTTGAAGCGCTCAAACCGGTGGAGGATACCAGTCCGATTACCGGCGGCATAGGGGAGTCCGTTACGCCCGAGTGGCACGGCGGACTGGACTTTGTGCGGGCGGCCACCTATGGCGACGGTCGCGTCGTGTTGCTCCCGTTTCGCGAGGACAAGCCCGCAACCCATTGCCTGCTGCCTGCGCTGGCCAATCCGGTCCATGCCGTGCCGGAGTTTCTGGATTCCTACTTCTCGCTTGTTGCGCGCGCGGTGTGTTGGGCTGCTGGCCGTGATTCCGTCATGCGCGTAACGCAGGTGATTGCTATGGCGCCGCAGGGGCCGCCACCGGAGGAAATCCCGCCGGACCTGCCGCCGGAGTTCGTGCAGACCATGCGCGACACGGTGGTACAATCGCCCATTCGCACATTTCAGGCCCGTTTTGCTGAGCCCGCGGAGCGGGACTACGGCGTAACCGTGCAATTGCGCGACCCGAACCGCGGCTTGCGTGTGGTCTACGACGACTTGCCGGAATTGAAAAAAGGCGCGGACAGCTATACCGCGGAGGTGCTGGCCGGGCCCGGCCGCTACTTGCTCGATATCCAGCTGCACGGGCGGCGCGGCGTCGTTTTGTGGCATACGGAACCGGTCGAGGTCACGGGCTGGCCCTCTTTCACGAACCTGCGTCTTTCCAAGTCCATCCTGCTACCCCACGACAACCTGGAAATCGCGCTGGAGACGCAGACTTTCTATGGGGCGGCGCGCCCTTTGGCAATCTATGCGCGCGCCATAGACGCAGTGGGGCGGCTCGTGGCGGATAGCGCCATGCCGGCGCCCGAAGGCGGCGGCGAAGTCGTGTTGTCGCTTCCGTTTGCCGACCTGATCACGCCGAGTGTGCGCGTCGAGGTGTACGCCGTGCCCGGTGAAATGCACACCTTCGAAGATTGGGAGTTGAACATGGCGGCGGCGGAGGTGCGCGTGCTTCCCGTGCGGCAGGCGCGGCTGCCGCACAAGCTGCATCTGACGGCCGTGACGCCGAACGCCTACGAATACAACGCGCGGCATCTGCTGGACGCGCTGGCGCACGCCGGGTTTGACTCTGTCTATACGGAGGCGGGCGCGGCCGCGCACCGGCACCTGACGCGCATGAACCTGCGGCCCATCGCGGCGGCGGGACACGTTGCCGCGGAGCGGGCGGAGGAAGGACTGGTGCGCGTTCCCTGTTTAAGCGACCCGAGCCACACTGCGATTGAGAGCAAGCGTGTGACGGAAGCCGTGCAGCGCTATCGCGGGGACGGCGTGCTGGACTACTCGCTGGGGAACCCCGCCTATCTGTGCGCGAGCGACGAGAATATCTGTCAGTGCGCGCATTGTCTGGACGCGTTTCGGGCGCGGCTCAAGGAGGGCTACGGCGGGCTTGAGGGCCTGAACAGTGCCTGGGGCACGGGTTTTGCCGAATGGGTGGAAGTGCGACCGTCCCCCCGGGAGGAGGCGTTACATTCCGGACATCCCGCATCGTGGGCCGATTTTCGAATGTTCATGGACGGCGTCTTCAGCGCCTACATGAACGTCATGCGCGATGCCATACTCGGGGCCGATGCACAGGCCCGGACAGGTTTCCGAGCACGGCAGGACGACCCCTGCATGCGAGGCTATCACTGGGCTGCGCTGGCGCGCGCCATGGACTGGATCGCCGTGAGCCCGGACGCGGCGCTGGAAGCCAAACTGCGTTCCTTTGGGAAGACGGGCGGGCGGTTCGCGCTGGCAATCAACGGGGATGCGCCGTTGTCGCCGGAGCGCGCGCGCTGGTTGCCGTGGCACGCGGCCGCAAACGGCTGCGATGGCGTCTGGTTTCTGGAGCCGTTCGGCAATGCGTTTCACGGGGCGCCGCAGGCGGCGCTGTTGCCGGACGGACGGCCCGCCGCGTTTTTCGATGCCTTTTCCGCCGCGTATGACACGGTAGGCGAAGGACTGGACACGCTGCTGCTGAGCGCGGTTCCGGCGCAGGCGCGCGTGGCCGTCTACGATTCGCGCGCCAGCCTGTATTGCGACGCTGCCGGGCCGGATTGTGGCGCGCGGTACAACGACGCGCAGCAGCGGATTATCTGTTTCCTGGAGGGTTCGGGCGTCGGTTTCGATATCATCGCGGGGGAGGACGCGACGGCAGACGGGCTCGCGGCGTACGCGCTGCTGGTCTTGCCCATGGCGCGGGCGCTTGACGGCAAGGAAGTCGAAGCCATAACCGGCTTCGCGGAACGAGGGGGGCACGTGATTGCGGACCTGCTGCCCGGCGTTCTGGATGCGCACGGCGTGGAACGGGACGCGCCACCGCTGGCGGATTTGTTCGGCGTGAAGTACGCGCCGAACGCCATCCCGCCGGAACCCGCTGCCGCGCCCGTGGCCGTTCCCGGGCGGGAGCCGGCGGGCCCCGCCACAGGCAGGACCGTTGCCGACGCGCGGCTGGCTGCGGTTACGGCGCGGGCGGGAAGCGCGGCGGGCGATGTGCCCATTTGGCTGCGGCTGGATACGCCCCAGGGTATTCGGCTTGTCTTGAACCACCCGTTTCCCGCTGTGGCGGAGGACGGCGACCCGGCGTTGACGCATGGCGTGTACGCGCTTCTGCGTCAGGCGCTTGCTGATGCGGGTATCGCGCCGGACGTAGCGCTTGCCGTCCCGGAGGATGGGTGGCTGCCCGGCGAGCGGCGCCGATACCGTTTCGGAGATGCAGACTTGCTGCTGGCCGTGCGCGCGCCGGACTCCGGACCGGAAGAGATGACCGTGCGCCTCGATTTCGAGAAGGGTGATACGGTCTATGACCTGCTGGCGCGTCTGCCCGTTCCTGGAAGGCGCGCGCGGTTCCATCTCGGGCGCGGCGAGGCGGCGCTGTTTGCCCGGTTGCCTTACGAGGTGGGGGCGCTGGAACTCATCGCGGCCGATACCGTGGCGCAGGGGGAACGGCTGGTGTTTCAGATTCGCGTGAAAGCGCGGGGCGGCGTGTGCGGAACCCATCTGGTCCGGGTGACGCTCGAGACCATGCAGGGGGAGGAACTCAAGTATTACGCGGTAAACGTCCGGTGCGAAGGGGGCCGGGGCGAGGGTTTCATCCCGCTTGCGCGCAACGAACGCACAGGCCATTACGTGGCTACGGCGCGCGACCTGCTGTCCGGCACGGCGGGGCAGGCCGTATTCCGGGTGGTACAGCGGACGTGGTGA
- a CDS encoding dihydrodipicolinate synthase family protein, translating to MKFKAEGIISAMVTPFTKGGEYVDFDKAGPLAEWLVKRGASGLFPCGTTGEGLLMTPEERKTVAEEVVQAVGKKALVIIQTGALDTATTIELTRHAQEIGAHAAGVVAPGFYGYDDAALELFYRSVAKAVPGFPVLLYNIPGCAKNYLKPDLIAKLAEIDNIVGVKDSTCDMIQLTQLLSAVPKDFNVINGVDDYGYQAFLAGAKAAVSGTSNAVIDLYLGVYTNLKKGNLKQAWSWQVRQSEACRIFEYGRMSSMVKEGMRLRGFDAGYVRPPQRELTNAEKKALAKRMEKAGLI from the coding sequence ATGAAGTTCAAAGCGGAAGGCATCATCTCTGCAATGGTCACGCCGTTTACCAAGGGCGGTGAATACGTCGATTTCGACAAGGCCGGTCCGCTCGCCGAATGGCTTGTGAAGCGCGGCGCGTCCGGCCTGTTCCCGTGCGGCACCACCGGCGAAGGGTTGCTCATGACCCCCGAAGAGCGCAAGACCGTCGCCGAGGAAGTCGTGCAAGCGGTGGGCAAGAAGGCCCTGGTCATCATACAGACCGGCGCGCTGGACACGGCCACCACCATCGAATTGACGCGGCACGCCCAGGAAATCGGCGCGCACGCGGCGGGCGTTGTCGCGCCCGGCTTCTACGGTTACGACGACGCGGCGCTGGAACTCTTCTACCGCTCCGTCGCGAAGGCGGTGCCCGGGTTCCCCGTGCTGCTCTACAATATTCCCGGCTGCGCGAAGAATTATCTCAAGCCCGACCTCATCGCCAAGCTCGCGGAAATCGACAACATCGTTGGCGTGAAAGACAGCACCTGCGACATGATTCAGCTTACGCAATTGCTCAGCGCCGTGCCGAAGGATTTCAACGTCATCAACGGCGTCGATGACTACGGCTATCAAGCGTTCCTGGCGGGCGCCAAGGCAGCCGTTTCAGGGACCTCGAACGCCGTCATCGACCTGTACCTGGGCGTTTACACGAACCTGAAGAAGGGCAACTTGAAACAGGCGTGGTCGTGGCAGGTCCGGCAGTCGGAAGCGTGCCGCATCTTTGAATACGGGCGCATGAGTTCGATGGTCAAGGAAGGGATGCGCTTGCGCGGTTTCGACGCGGGTTATGTGCGCCCGCCGCAGCGGGAATTGACCAATGCGGAGAAAAAGGCGCTCGCGAAGCGGATGGAAAAAGCCGGGTTGATTTGA
- a CDS encoding exo-alpha-sialidase — MAAAPAGIGGTQKRSVRPRTGLLVFVLAVPALLQGAAALADARGGIFYERIFGPEIPGEYKHPASIAELDTGDLYLAYYGGSGEYGMDTKVYGARLSPGAAQWTAPEPIADTPWRSEGNPVVFQAPGGLVWLFYVVRYGDTWSDSRIHAKISEDGAKTWSDSMLIADEKGMMVRGKPLVLNNGDYLLPVYHETGHDRERVGSDTVSFFLRYDPKTRVWSESSRIRSRTGNLQPAPAQVTDDYLLCFCRRGGGYEPVTDGFVVRSESHDGGRTWSEGVDTEFPNPNAAVDLLKLQNGHLLLVYNDSMTDRTPLTVALSTDDGETWPFKRDIATGPLDYAYPYAIQARDGKIHLVYTSHERTVVNRAVFEESALREAPK; from the coding sequence ATGGCAGCCGCTCCCGCGGGAATTGGCGGAACTCAGAAACGCAGTGTCCGGCCGCGTACAGGTCTGCTCGTTTTCGTTCTTGCCGTGCCGGCGCTTTTGCAGGGCGCTGCCGCGCTGGCGGATGCGCGGGGCGGCATCTTCTATGAGCGCATTTTCGGCCCCGAGATTCCGGGCGAATACAAACACCCCGCATCCATCGCGGAACTCGATACCGGCGACCTGTATCTCGCTTATTACGGCGGCTCAGGCGAGTACGGAATGGATACGAAGGTCTACGGCGCACGGCTGAGCCCCGGCGCCGCACAATGGACCGCGCCAGAACCAATCGCGGACACGCCGTGGCGCTCGGAAGGCAATCCGGTCGTTTTCCAGGCGCCCGGCGGCCTGGTCTGGCTGTTTTATGTGGTCCGCTACGGCGACACGTGGTCGGATTCGCGCATCCACGCGAAAATCTCGGAGGACGGCGCGAAGACCTGGTCCGATTCTATGCTGATCGCCGACGAGAAGGGCATGATGGTGCGCGGCAAGCCCCTCGTCCTGAACAATGGCGACTACCTCCTGCCTGTCTACCATGAGACTGGCCACGACCGCGAGAGGGTAGGCTCGGACACCGTCTCGTTCTTCCTGCGGTACGACCCGAAGACGCGCGTGTGGTCCGAATCGTCCCGCATCCGCTCGCGCACCGGAAATCTCCAACCTGCGCCCGCACAGGTCACGGACGATTACCTCCTCTGTTTCTGCCGGCGCGGCGGCGGGTACGAGCCCGTCACGGACGGCTTCGTGGTCCGGTCGGAGTCGCACGACGGCGGGCGCACCTGGAGTGAGGGCGTCGATACCGAATTCCCAAATCCGAATGCCGCGGTCGACTTGCTCAAGCTGCAAAACGGCCATCTGCTGCTCGTCTACAATGACAGCATGACTGACCGCACCCCCTTGACTGTCGCCCTGTCCACCGATGACGGAGAGACTTGGCCGTTCAAGCGGGACATCGCCACCGGACCGCTCGATTACGCGTATCCGTACGCGATTCAGGCCCGCGACGGCAAGATT